One genomic segment of Myxococcales bacterium includes these proteins:
- a CDS encoding alpha-1,4-glucan--maltose-1-phosphate maltosyltransferase has protein sequence MSSIRPPPHLPRVVIERITPELDGGRHPVKCVVGDTVRVSVDIFKDGHDLIGAQLLYRGPGEQLWREAPLEHDYDLDRWSGRFVPDRIGAWEYSVEAWPDPFRTWREDLKKRLDAGQDVTSELLEGAQLVARKLAWIGAEASLELSSSAKALANVDATNDARLAVAFSKKLQEGMLGPLDPEHSTRYESRSLTVDRPLARFGAWYELFPRSQGTVPGKHGTFADVERRLPDLEALGFDVLYLPPVHPIGPTHRKGRNNATSAEPGDVGSPWAIGDRSGGHTALHAELGSFEDFRSLVNKARAHGMELALDFALQCSPDHPWIHDHPEWFFVRPDGTLRHAENPPKKYEDIYPLNFWCSDRHALWTACRDAMLFWVDHGVKIFRVDNPHTKPLAFWEWAIAEIQRRHPDVIFLAEAFTRPKRMRGLAKLGFTQSYTYFTWKNTSWELREYLDELASSEMAEYYRPNFFANTPDILHEYLQDGGRPAFRIRLLLAATLSPTYGIYSGYELCENTPVRRGSEEYLDSEKYEIRQRDWQAPGNIRADITRINRIRREHPALQRLANLSFLPSENEAVLAYLKRDPTEDLIIVVTTDPHKVHESFVEVPVDELGLGEHLPYTVVDLLTDERYEWHGSRNYVKLDPAEKVGHVLRIVRSDAEA, from the coding sequence ATGTCGAGCATACGCCCCCCGCCCCACCTTCCCCGCGTCGTCATCGAGCGCATCACGCCTGAGCTCGACGGCGGTCGTCACCCAGTCAAGTGCGTCGTCGGCGATACCGTCCGGGTGAGCGTGGACATCTTCAAGGATGGACACGACCTGATCGGCGCGCAGCTGCTCTACCGCGGGCCCGGCGAACAGCTCTGGCGCGAAGCACCGCTCGAGCACGACTACGATCTAGACCGCTGGTCCGGGCGCTTCGTGCCCGATCGCATCGGGGCGTGGGAGTACAGCGTGGAGGCCTGGCCCGATCCGTTCCGAACCTGGCGCGAAGATCTGAAAAAACGCCTCGACGCGGGCCAAGACGTCACGAGCGAGCTGCTCGAAGGAGCCCAGCTCGTGGCGCGCAAGCTGGCCTGGATCGGCGCGGAAGCGTCCCTCGAGCTCTCGAGCTCGGCCAAGGCCCTCGCCAACGTCGATGCAACGAACGACGCGCGGCTGGCCGTTGCCTTCAGCAAGAAGCTGCAAGAAGGCATGCTCGGACCGCTCGATCCGGAACACAGCACCCGCTACGAGAGCCGCAGCCTGACGGTGGATCGGCCGCTTGCGCGTTTTGGCGCGTGGTACGAGCTGTTCCCGCGCTCGCAAGGGACCGTGCCGGGCAAACACGGCACCTTCGCCGACGTCGAGCGGCGGCTCCCCGATCTCGAGGCGCTCGGGTTCGACGTGCTCTATCTGCCACCCGTGCATCCGATCGGACCGACTCACCGCAAGGGGCGCAACAACGCCACGAGCGCCGAGCCCGGAGACGTGGGCAGCCCGTGGGCGATCGGCGACCGCAGTGGGGGGCACACCGCGCTGCACGCGGAGCTAGGCAGCTTTGAAGATTTCCGGAGCCTGGTGAACAAAGCCCGCGCGCACGGGATGGAGCTCGCACTCGATTTCGCCCTGCAATGCTCGCCCGACCACCCCTGGATCCACGACCACCCCGAGTGGTTCTTCGTCAGGCCCGACGGCACGCTGCGCCACGCGGAAAATCCTCCCAAGAAGTACGAGGACATCTACCCGCTGAACTTCTGGTGCTCCGATCGCCACGCGCTCTGGACGGCCTGCCGCGACGCCATGCTGTTCTGGGTCGATCACGGGGTGAAGATCTTCCGCGTCGACAACCCCCACACCAAGCCGCTGGCTTTCTGGGAGTGGGCCATCGCCGAGATCCAGCGCCGGCACCCGGACGTGATCTTCCTGGCCGAGGCCTTTACGCGCCCCAAACGCATGCGTGGGCTCGCCAAGCTCGGCTTCACGCAGAGTTACACCTACTTCACCTGGAAGAACACGTCGTGGGAGCTCCGGGAGTATCTGGACGAGCTCGCGAGCAGTGAGATGGCCGAGTACTACCGGCCGAACTTCTTCGCCAACACGCCGGACATCTTGCACGAGTACCTGCAGGACGGCGGGCGACCGGCATTCCGCATCCGGTTGCTCTTGGCGGCCACGCTGAGCCCGACCTACGGCATCTACAGCGGCTACGAGCTTTGTGAGAACACCCCCGTGCGGCGTGGCAGTGAGGAGTACCTGGACTCGGAGAAGTACGAGATCAGGCAGCGCGACTGGCAGGCTCCCGGCAACATCCGGGCGGACATCACTCGCATCAACCGCATCCGGCGTGAGCACCCGGCGCTGCAGCGGCTCGCGAATTTGAGTTTTCTGCCGAGCGAGAACGAAGCGGTGCTCGCGTACCTGAAGCGCGACCCGACCGAAGACCTGATCATCGTCGTCACCACAGACCCACACAAAGTGCACGAGTCGTTCGTGGAGGTGCCGGTGGACGAGCTGGGACTGGGAGAGCACCTGCCCTACACCGTCGTCGATCTGCTGACCGACGAGCGCTACGAGTGGCACGGGTCGCGCAACTACGTGAAGCTGGATCCCGCGGAAAAAGTCGGCCATGTGCTGCGCATCGTGCGCAGCGACGCCGAGGCCTGA
- a CDS encoding flippase-like domain-containing protein, with the protein MNEALAPAPAALPLWRRVMPFVLAVLLLGFVLVRLDFAAFWAAVSRTHYVLFFLFTILFNVALLAADVLATQHVYNRLVCPVRYSELFVIRAASYLPSLLNHHIGQAWLTFFMAKVYKAPLWRVAGATLLVYATTFGCVYLIGAAALPFNHGRVAWLAPTTGLIGASGLVYMLVIGLKPSILKARQATSALLESGVRGHLVALAYRLPHVVVLFIGTWVPFMFFGVEIPFADALAYVPIVMLVTALPITPQGVGTRDLVALQLLAGYASGSASEQTGAIAATTLSWACALTLVQVGFSPLFMRRAQRMLQA; encoded by the coding sequence GTGAACGAGGCGCTCGCGCCCGCACCGGCGGCGCTGCCGCTCTGGCGGCGTGTGATGCCCTTTGTGCTCGCGGTCCTCTTGCTGGGTTTCGTGCTCGTGCGCCTGGACTTCGCCGCGTTCTGGGCTGCCGTCTCGCGCACCCACTACGTGCTCTTTTTCCTGTTCACGATCCTGTTCAACGTGGCGCTGCTCGCTGCCGACGTGCTGGCGACCCAACACGTCTACAACCGCCTGGTCTGCCCGGTGCGGTACTCCGAGCTGTTCGTGATCCGCGCCGCGTCGTACCTGCCGAGTCTGCTCAACCATCACATTGGGCAAGCCTGGCTGACCTTCTTCATGGCCAAGGTCTACAAGGCTCCGCTCTGGCGGGTGGCGGGTGCGACGCTCTTGGTCTACGCAACGACGTTCGGGTGTGTGTATCTGATCGGGGCGGCCGCGTTGCCCTTCAATCATGGGCGTGTGGCCTGGCTCGCGCCGACCACCGGTCTGATCGGCGCGTCCGGTCTGGTGTACATGCTGGTCATTGGTCTCAAGCCGTCGATCTTGAAGGCCCGCCAGGCAACCTCGGCGCTGCTCGAGTCCGGCGTGCGCGGGCACCTCGTGGCGCTCGCCTATCGGCTGCCGCACGTCGTGGTTTTGTTCATCGGGACCTGGGTGCCGTTCATGTTTTTCGGCGTCGAAATCCCATTTGCCGACGCGCTGGCGTACGTGCCCATCGTGATGCTGGTGACGGCGCTGCCCATCACTCCGCAGGGTGTCGGCACCCGAGATCTGGTGGCTTTGCAGCTCCTGGCCGGTTACGCCAGCGGGTCCGCCAGCGAACAGACGGGCGCGATCGCGGCAACGACTTTGTCGTGGGCCTGTGCGCTCACCCTGGTTCAGGTTGGGTTCTCGCCACTGTTCATGCGACGCGCGCAGCGCATGTTGCAGGCCTGA
- a CDS encoding GDP-mannose 4,6-dehydratase: MADRALVTGAAGFIGSHVADQLLSRGFSVIGFDNFDPYYDPAQKRRNVESARRNQRYELIEGDVRDRSGLDAAFERARPDVVVHLAARAGVRASVDDPLSYVEVNEVGGLFVLEACHARGGVPIVFASTSSVYGGGAEPPFREDDPAVTPLSPYAASKRGAELMVHAFHHLHGSPVAVARFFTVYGPRGRPDMAMASFTRDILAGRPIRLHGEDTARDFTYVDDIAEGVMGAIDWVRRTRGLDTFNLGRSEPVLVRRLIELLAAELGAPANVVLGELGASEVSVTSADVSKAAAAFGYAPKIALAEGVRRWVEWTRKSEEAPAELRGKP, from the coding sequence ATGGCAGACAGAGCGCTGGTCACAGGAGCCGCCGGGTTCATCGGCTCACACGTCGCAGATCAGCTTCTATCCCGAGGTTTTTCGGTCATTGGCTTCGACAATTTCGATCCCTATTACGACCCGGCCCAGAAGCGGCGGAACGTGGAGAGTGCCCGCCGAAATCAGCGCTACGAATTGATCGAGGGGGACGTCCGGGACCGCTCGGGTCTCGACGCGGCCTTCGAGCGCGCTCGCCCGGACGTGGTCGTGCACCTCGCGGCTCGGGCTGGCGTACGGGCCAGCGTCGATGATCCGCTCTCGTACGTGGAGGTCAACGAGGTCGGGGGGCTATTCGTGCTCGAGGCCTGCCACGCGCGCGGCGGTGTGCCGATCGTGTTCGCCTCGACGTCGAGTGTTTATGGAGGCGGAGCCGAGCCGCCTTTCCGCGAAGACGACCCGGCGGTGACCCCGCTGTCGCCCTACGCCGCGAGCAAACGCGGCGCGGAGCTGATGGTGCATGCCTTCCATCACCTGCACGGCAGCCCCGTCGCCGTGGCGCGATTTTTTACCGTCTACGGTCCGCGAGGCCGCCCCGACATGGCCATGGCCTCGTTCACCCGCGACATCCTGGCGGGGCGCCCGATCCGCCTGCACGGCGAGGACACGGCGCGGGACTTCACCTACGTGGACGACATCGCGGAAGGCGTGATGGGTGCGATCGATTGGGTGCGTCGCACACGTGGCCTCGACACCTTCAACCTCGGCCGCAGTGAGCCCGTGCTCGTGCGGCGTCTGATCGAGCTGCTTGCGGCGGAGCTCGGCGCACCGGCCAATGTCGTTCTGGGCGAGCTCGGCGCGAGTGAAGTTTCCGTCACTTCCGCGGACGTCTCCAAGGCGGCTGCCGCCTTCGGTTACGCCCCGAAAATCGCCCTGGCGGAGGGAGTGCGTCGTTGGGTGGAGTGGACCCGCAAGAGTGAAGAAGCGCCGGCGGAGCTCCGAGGAAAACCGTGA
- a CDS encoding SUMF1/EgtB/PvdO family nonheme iron enzyme codes for MTLVHRNQGPYCIDRYEASLLRVKADGSTAPHPFNQNVDGIEKEVRARSVKAVRSQGYISGKQAAAACANAGKRLCEIDEWVLACRGPKLTRYPYGNTRRANVCNDRFKVLDRHPVPILWKKDPLDPLDEKLMWHPRFMNDKRLLELANTTAPTGAFSSCSNEYGVYDMVGNQHEWVNDPAGTFFGGFFMDTFQNGEGCEYRTGGHPFDYHDYSTGFRCCADANAVTDDVSK; via the coding sequence ATGACCCTCGTTCACCGCAACCAAGGGCCCTACTGCATCGACCGCTATGAAGCGTCGCTGCTGCGTGTGAAGGCCGACGGCTCGACCGCGCCGCACCCGTTCAATCAGAACGTGGACGGGATCGAAAAGGAGGTGCGCGCGCGGAGTGTGAAGGCTGTGCGCTCACAAGGTTACATCAGCGGCAAACAGGCGGCCGCTGCCTGCGCCAACGCTGGCAAACGCCTGTGTGAGATCGACGAGTGGGTGCTGGCGTGCCGAGGTCCGAAGCTGACGCGGTACCCCTATGGCAACACCCGGCGGGCCAACGTCTGCAACGATCGCTTCAAGGTTCTCGACCGACACCCGGTGCCGATCTTGTGGAAGAAGGATCCGCTCGATCCGCTCGACGAAAAACTGATGTGGCACCCGCGCTTCATGAACGACAAACGCCTGCTCGAACTGGCGAACACGACGGCGCCCACCGGCGCGTTTTCGTCGTGCAGCAACGAGTACGGTGTCTACGACATGGTCGGGAACCAGCACGAGTGGGTGAACGATCCGGCGGGCACGTTCTTCGGCGGCTTCTTCATGGACACCTTCCAGAACGGCGAGGGCTGTGAATACCGAACCGGCGGCCACCCCTTCGACTATCACGACTATTCGACCGGATTTCGCTGCTGCGCCGACGCGAACGCTGTGACCGACGACGTCTCGAAATGA
- a CDS encoding saccharopine dehydrogenase NADP-binding domain-containing protein, producing MRAMVLGAGRMGRAAAWDLARQPGVEVVRLVDRDADALAVAEHEVSKLLRETSPEATTKIDAQRYDLSETSGLVRLLDGFDVMLSSSDYRYNEVLTRAAIDAKCHMCDLGGNLFVVERQLQMCEDAERRGVTIVPDCGLAPGMACLFAAFGVERMDVAESVKIRVGGLPAHPKPPLNYKLLFAVRGLTNEYLEPAEALRDGKIVRIPSLTEVETVEFPYPYGTLEAFNTSGGSSTLPRTLKDKVRNIDYKTLRYPGHCAAFAGMHAIGLLSEKPVDGVVPREFTEKLLEQSLHDDDTDVALVRVIVDGKKNGKSKRLTYEVIDRHDPKTGHSAMARTTSYPAAAVAYMLGAGAVRKRGVLPGELAVPLESFLGAVRARGIDVKERWEELS from the coding sequence ATGCGGGCAATGGTCCTCGGGGCAGGCAGAATGGGTCGTGCGGCGGCGTGGGATCTCGCGCGCCAGCCAGGGGTCGAGGTCGTACGCCTGGTCGATCGCGACGCCGACGCGCTCGCCGTGGCGGAGCACGAGGTCAGCAAGCTGCTGCGGGAGACCTCGCCAGAAGCCACGACCAAGATCGACGCGCAGCGCTACGACCTGAGCGAGACGTCAGGCCTCGTGCGTCTGCTGGACGGCTTCGACGTGATGCTGTCGAGCTCCGACTATCGCTACAACGAAGTGCTCACCCGCGCGGCAATCGACGCCAAGTGCCACATGTGTGATCTCGGCGGGAACCTCTTCGTCGTCGAGAGGCAACTCCAGATGTGCGAGGACGCCGAGCGTCGCGGCGTGACCATCGTCCCCGACTGTGGGCTCGCGCCGGGCATGGCGTGTCTGTTTGCGGCCTTCGGGGTCGAGCGCATGGACGTGGCGGAGAGTGTGAAGATCCGCGTCGGCGGGCTGCCGGCCCACCCGAAACCCCCGCTCAACTACAAACTCCTGTTCGCCGTGCGCGGACTCACGAACGAGTACCTCGAGCCCGCGGAGGCGCTGCGCGACGGGAAGATCGTTCGCATCCCGTCGCTGACCGAGGTCGAGACCGTCGAGTTCCCGTATCCCTACGGCACGCTGGAGGCGTTCAACACCTCCGGCGGCTCGTCGACGTTGCCCCGCACGCTCAAGGACAAGGTCAGGAACATCGACTACAAAACCCTGCGTTATCCAGGCCACTGCGCCGCCTTCGCCGGCATGCACGCCATCGGGCTCCTGTCCGAGAAACCGGTGGACGGCGTGGTCCCGCGGGAGTTCACCGAAAAACTACTGGAGCAATCGCTGCACGATGACGACACGGACGTCGCTCTGGTCCGGGTGATCGTCGACGGAAAGAAGAACGGCAAGTCCAAGCGCCTGACCTACGAGGTCATCGATCGCCACGACCCCAAGACCGGCCACAGCGCCATGGCACGGACCACCTCGTACCCGGCCGCCGCGGTGGCCTACATGCTGGGCGCCGGCGCGGTGCGAAAACGCGGGGTGTTGCCCGGGGAGCTCGCCGTGCCGCTGGAGTCGTTCCTGGGCGCGGTGCGCGCTCGCGGCATCGACGTGAAGGAGCGATGGGAAGAGCTCTCTTAG
- a CDS encoding aldehyde dehydrogenase family protein translates to METRPQIDGLPATLIVGNWIGGAESLPGKESFERRSPANRDDVVTVAPLSTREQVKAACEAAGVAQKSWGRVPAPQRAQVLTRLAGLLSASKESLSRFIAREMGKPLREARGSVQEAIDTAEFFMSEGRRLYGQTVPSELRDKELFTYRRPIGVVGMITAGNFPIAVPAWKMVPAILCGNSVVWKPSDDAPGIADIFVDLWRRAGLPDGVVNVVHGRGADSAGEFLIEMIDAGLLDKVSFTGSTAIGRKIGEACGRNLQVPSLELGGKNPLVILADADLELAVEGALWASFGTAGQRCTSCGNIIVDKRVAGNVRSELVRRAKALKIGNPLTETVDYGPFINERFLEKWIEQRAIGLEDGAELLLDGKRIVPGEEPAGFSGDASRGLYATPRIFDKVKPNMRVFQDECFGPTVNIVEVDGFDEAVAAANGTPYGLSSAVYTRDARAMLRFKEEIRAGMTSVNNSTTGAEAHLPFGGNGWSGNGTRESGIWVIDAYTRWQAVNVDLAGKLQKAQIDLTDAATASPPDLTALLG, encoded by the coding sequence ATGGAAACGCGCCCACAAATCGACGGACTGCCGGCAACACTCATCGTCGGAAACTGGATCGGCGGAGCGGAGTCCTTGCCTGGGAAGGAGAGCTTCGAGCGCAGGAGCCCCGCGAACCGGGATGACGTCGTCACGGTCGCGCCGCTCTCGACCCGCGAGCAGGTGAAGGCCGCGTGTGAAGCGGCAGGTGTGGCGCAAAAGAGCTGGGGCCGCGTGCCCGCGCCGCAGCGCGCCCAGGTGCTGACCCGCCTGGCGGGCCTGCTCAGCGCGAGCAAGGAGTCGCTCTCGCGCTTCATCGCTCGGGAGATGGGCAAACCTCTGCGCGAGGCTCGGGGAAGCGTGCAGGAGGCCATCGACACGGCCGAGTTCTTCATGAGCGAAGGCCGGCGATTGTACGGCCAGACCGTGCCGAGTGAGCTGCGCGACAAGGAGCTCTTCACGTATCGGCGCCCGATCGGCGTGGTCGGCATGATCACAGCTGGAAATTTTCCGATCGCGGTGCCGGCCTGGAAGATGGTGCCCGCGATCTTGTGCGGCAACTCCGTGGTCTGGAAGCCCAGCGACGACGCCCCGGGGATCGCCGACATCTTCGTCGACCTGTGGCGCCGGGCTGGCCTGCCGGACGGGGTGGTCAACGTGGTGCACGGCCGCGGCGCCGACAGCGCGGGTGAGTTCCTGATCGAGATGATCGACGCGGGTTTGCTGGACAAAGTCTCATTCACCGGTTCGACGGCCATCGGCCGGAAGATCGGCGAGGCCTGCGGGCGCAACCTGCAGGTGCCCTCCCTCGAGCTGGGCGGCAAGAACCCGCTGGTGATCCTGGCGGACGCGGATCTGGAGCTGGCGGTCGAGGGCGCGCTCTGGGCGTCGTTCGGGACCGCGGGCCAACGCTGCACCAGCTGCGGCAACATCATCGTGGACAAACGCGTCGCCGGGAACGTGCGCTCGGAGCTGGTGCGCCGAGCCAAGGCGCTGAAGATCGGCAACCCGCTGACAGAGACCGTGGACTACGGGCCCTTCATCAACGAGCGCTTCCTGGAGAAGTGGATCGAACAGCGCGCCATCGGCCTCGAAGACGGAGCGGAGCTGCTGCTCGACGGCAAGCGCATCGTCCCCGGCGAAGAGCCTGCTGGTTTCAGCGGTGACGCGAGCCGCGGGCTCTACGCCACCCCGCGCATCTTCGACAAGGTGAAGCCGAACATGCGGGTGTTCCAGGACGAGTGTTTTGGTCCCACCGTGAACATCGTCGAGGTCGATGGTTTCGACGAGGCCGTCGCGGCGGCGAACGGCACGCCCTACGGCCTGTCGAGCGCCGTCTACACGCGAGATGCTCGCGCCATGCTGCGCTTCAAAGAAGAGATCCGCGCGGGCATGACCAGCGTGAACAACTCCACGACCGGCGCCGAGGCCCACCTCCCCTTCGGTGGGAACGGCTGGAGCGGGAACGGTACGCGAGAGAGTGGGATCTGGGTGATTGACGCCTACACCCGCTGGCAAGCGGTCAACGTCGACCTGGCCGGTAAGCTCCAGAAAGCTCAGATCGATCTGACGGATGCGGCGACCGCGAGCCCGCCCGACCTGACAGCGCTCCTGGGCTGA
- a CDS encoding response regulator translates to MARRLLLAEADRTTRELLLPWLGDLDAEIAEARDGGTLETLLLSGGSFQLVIAGARLPGPSTLQVLARVRRQGVTTPFIVVTSVHGNMLRIFMSNSGDGTVLSSRMVDGHNLASLICEMIESSR, encoded by the coding sequence GTGGCGCGCCGCCTGCTGCTCGCCGAGGCCGACCGAACCACACGCGAGCTGCTCCTGCCCTGGCTGGGTGATCTCGACGCCGAGATCGCAGAGGCGCGCGACGGCGGCACTCTCGAGACCCTGCTCTTGTCCGGTGGCAGCTTTCAGCTGGTGATCGCCGGTGCCCGCCTGCCCGGACCGAGCACGCTGCAAGTGCTGGCGCGGGTACGCCGTCAGGGAGTGACCACTCCGTTCATCGTGGTCACGTCGGTGCACGGCAACATGCTCAGGATCTTCATGAGCAACTCCGGGGACGGCACCGTGCTGTCGAGCCGAATGGTCGACGGGCACAACCTCGCCTCGCTGATCTGCGAGATGATCGAGTCGTCGCGCTGA
- a CDS encoding serine/threonine protein kinase, whose amino-acid sequence MAPKTPEPGLVLAGRYRLEDKLGVGGMGTVWRAEHLVLCAPVAVKILDRDVSRDEEAHDRFIREARSAAALRSPHVVQILDYGIDGGHPYIAMELLEGETLQHRLARMTRLAPIETARIINHVARAVARAHEAGIIHRDLKPENVFIVRNEDAEISKVLDFGVAKVETAQLGPKGTRTRTGSLLGTPFYMSPEQAQGNKTIDPRSDLWSLGVIAFECLTGKRPFESEGLGDLVLQICVRDMPVPSELAAVPPKFDEWFSKACARDLEQRFQTARELSDGLRDIVGLEARETLATLSDEDLPSVPKSVVVRSGRDDDSGGIAKTLVESAPSSLFDEDDVAAASAKKPSLTIRQFGTTQSSVPGSSSRTALLVGVGGVALAVGVVAGFLVLNGPNQTQAGAATDTSGVEAGVSLPEPSASAEGETAPEKKEQDAAEVEDAAAAAELKEDAAVDASSSATDASVEPQPVHPTGGDDGEKPDKEKKAVFDAATDRDWGKTTGEEPVVPKPPDPKPPDQNKLPTPPAPITPDH is encoded by the coding sequence ATGGCACCCAAAACTCCTGAACCCGGCCTGGTCCTGGCCGGCCGCTATCGGCTCGAGGACAAACTCGGGGTGGGAGGCATGGGGACCGTGTGGCGGGCGGAGCACCTGGTGCTGTGCGCCCCCGTCGCGGTGAAGATCCTGGACCGCGACGTGAGCCGCGACGAGGAGGCCCACGACCGTTTCATTCGCGAGGCGCGCTCCGCTGCGGCGCTGCGCAGTCCGCACGTGGTGCAGATCCTGGATTACGGCATCGACGGTGGCCACCCGTACATCGCGATGGAGCTGCTCGAAGGGGAGACGCTCCAGCATCGACTGGCCCGGATGACTCGGCTGGCGCCCATCGAGACGGCACGCATCATCAACCACGTGGCCCGCGCCGTGGCTCGCGCGCACGAGGCCGGGATCATCCACCGGGATCTCAAACCCGAGAACGTCTTCATCGTTCGCAACGAAGACGCCGAGATCTCCAAGGTCCTCGATTTTGGCGTGGCGAAGGTGGAGACGGCGCAGCTTGGGCCCAAGGGCACACGAACGCGCACGGGTTCGCTGCTCGGCACTCCATTTTACATGAGCCCCGAGCAGGCTCAGGGGAACAAGACCATCGATCCGCGCTCGGATCTCTGGTCGCTGGGTGTGATCGCGTTCGAGTGCCTGACGGGCAAACGGCCGTTCGAGAGCGAAGGGCTCGGAGACCTGGTGCTGCAGATCTGCGTGCGGGACATGCCGGTTCCGAGCGAGCTCGCGGCGGTACCGCCGAAGTTCGACGAGTGGTTCTCGAAGGCCTGCGCGCGGGATCTGGAACAGCGGTTTCAGACGGCTCGCGAGCTCTCGGACGGGCTCAGAGACATCGTCGGGCTCGAGGCGCGCGAGACCCTCGCGACCCTCTCGGATGAGGACCTGCCCTCGGTACCCAAGTCAGTAGTCGTGCGCAGCGGGCGCGACGATGACTCGGGAGGTATCGCCAAGACTCTGGTCGAATCCGCGCCGAGCTCGCTGTTCGACGAGGACGATGTCGCCGCCGCGAGCGCCAAGAAACCATCCCTCACCATCCGGCAATTCGGCACCACTCAGTCCAGCGTGCCGGGTTCCTCCAGCCGGACGGCGCTCTTGGTGGGGGTGGGCGGAGTCGCGCTGGCCGTCGGAGTCGTGGCGGGTTTTCTGGTGCTGAATGGCCCGAACCAAACGCAGGCGGGCGCAGCGACCGATACCTCGGGAGTCGAAGCCGGGGTGTCGCTGCCCGAGCCTTCGGCTAGCGCCGAGGGCGAAACCGCGCCCGAGAAGAAAGAGCAGGACGCTGCCGAAGTGGAAGACGCAGCGGCCGCCGCCGAGCTGAAAGAAGACGCCGCCGTCGATGCTTCGAGCTCGGCGACGGACGCCAGCGTCGAGCCTCAGCCCGTACACCCGACCGGCGGCGACGACGGCGAGAAACCGGACAAGGAAAAGAAGGCTGTGTTCGACGCCGCGACGGATCGCGACTGGGGCAAGACCACGGGGGAAGAGCCTGTGGTCCCGAAACCGCCCGATCCGAAGCCGCCCGATCAGAACAAACTGCCGACGCCGCCGGCGCCGATCACGCCTGATCACTGA
- a CDS encoding ArsA family ATPase, which translates to MTPLDQRRFLFVTGKGGVGKSTVTAALALAMAERGKRVLVTACDAKERISLLLGSEPLTSEVRELRKGIYGVQLVPQVALREYGGMVLKSEVVFGAVFDNKYVRQFFAGVPGLQEWAMLGKAWFHAIEETSKGKPRFDVVLFDAPATGHGLDMLRVPKVIVDVVPPGVLRRDAERAWKMFQDEKQSGVVVVTLPEDMPTNETVELCEALEKELLLPIATLVINGVIEAMFSEPERATLLLDRELDRSNPGDEAIACGIRRSIRERVQAQSLGRLQALGGNQIQLPLLRRDAATPEAVAELSTRF; encoded by the coding sequence ATGACGCCCCTCGACCAGCGTCGCTTCCTGTTCGTGACCGGCAAGGGGGGAGTCGGGAAATCGACGGTTACCGCAGCCTTGGCTCTGGCCATGGCGGAGCGGGGAAAACGCGTGCTTGTCACGGCCTGCGACGCCAAGGAGCGGATCAGTCTGCTGCTCGGCAGCGAGCCGCTGACCTCGGAGGTCCGCGAGCTCCGGAAGGGCATCTACGGCGTCCAGCTGGTGCCACAGGTCGCGCTCCGTGAGTACGGGGGCATGGTGCTCAAGAGCGAGGTCGTCTTCGGGGCGGTGTTCGACAACAAGTACGTGCGCCAGTTCTTCGCCGGTGTTCCGGGGCTGCAAGAGTGGGCCATGCTCGGTAAGGCCTGGTTCCACGCGATCGAAGAGACCTCGAAGGGCAAACCCCGCTTCGATGTCGTGCTGTTCGACGCGCCCGCCACTGGCCACGGTCTCGACATGCTGCGGGTGCCAAAGGTGATCGTCGACGTGGTTCCGCCGGGTGTCTTGCGGCGAGACGCCGAGCGCGCCTGGAAGATGTTCCAGGACGAAAAACAGAGCGGAGTGGTCGTCGTCACGCTGCCCGAGGACATGCCGACCAACGAGACCGTGGAGCTGTGCGAAGCCCTGGAAAAAGAGCTGCTGCTCCCGATCGCCACGCTGGTGATCAACGGAGTCATCGAGGCGATGTTCTCCGAGCCGGAGCGCGCGACGCTACTGCTCGACCGCGAGCTCGACCGGTCGAACCCCGGCGACGAGGCCATCGCGTGCGGCATCCGCCGCTCGATTCGCGAGCGAGTCCAGGCCCAGAGCCTGGGCCGGCTCCAGGCGCTGGGAGGCAACCAGATCCAGCTTCCGCTGCTGCGGCGGGATGCGGCGACTCCGGAAGCTGTCGCGGAGCTTTCGACACGTTTCTGA